In Akkermansia muciniphila, one DNA window encodes the following:
- a CDS encoding DJ-1 family glyoxalase III — protein MKKVAILAAPGFEEIELMAPLDILRRLNMDVVLAGVQADKVVSTHEVTVSTDTMLDKLHADKLDALILPGGAGSWVLRDTPEVIHLVKKMHEAGKLVAAICAAPIVLAKAGLVRDRNVTAYPAQDVYRELNEAGARIVKDENVVLDGNMLTANGPGAAMLFGYSIGEYLGEDLQVAQLKEQMCYTGL, from the coding sequence ATGAAAAAAGTCGCCATACTTGCCGCCCCCGGATTTGAAGAAATCGAACTCATGGCTCCGCTGGACATTCTGCGGCGCCTGAACATGGACGTAGTGCTCGCCGGCGTCCAGGCCGACAAGGTGGTCAGCACCCATGAAGTAACCGTCAGCACGGACACCATGCTGGACAAACTCCATGCTGACAAGCTGGACGCCCTGATCCTGCCCGGCGGCGCGGGTTCCTGGGTACTCCGGGACACGCCGGAAGTCATCCATCTGGTCAAAAAAATGCATGAAGCGGGCAAGCTGGTAGCCGCTATCTGCGCCGCCCCCATCGTTCTGGCCAAAGCAGGCCTGGTCAGGGACAGGAACGTCACGGCCTACCCGGCCCAGGACGTTTACCGGGAACTCAACGAAGCAGGCGCCCGCATCGTGAAGGATGAAAATGTGGTGTTGGACGGCAACATGCTCACCGCCAACGGCCCCGGCGCCGCCATGCTTTTCGGCTACTCCATTGGGGAATATCTGGGGGAAGACCTTCAGGTGGCCCAGCTCAAAGAGCAGATGTGCTACACGGGCCTGTAG
- a CDS encoding glycosyltransferase: protein MSVSVSIIVPCYNVAAYLDQCMESLTGQSMEDIEIICVNDGSSDRTAEILREWRNRDRRVRIIDQKNSGVSAARNSGMEAAAGTYIGFVDPDDMVERNMFQRQFTAAAEKDADVAVCGYHEFCDCGDMDMPESGWSPSAGFFPEEKAERFRRGTPWSRCAGTVWNKLIRRELLEANGLRFVPGLSQGEDLYFCLMLLTFAPRLLTIPDRLYHYRRERPGSSSCGRDPLLGDFRMDLMGMESLARFWGRRGLLDSPAVFGLVDCCMELMRRHFIVKEGAFFRASPEDREVLLSGWKKWLELVGAENVLPRLDRWDRAFCRLLLNYPCRSNFFSVLHSRLMSSRKGRRGAYYALKRRLMK from the coding sequence ATGAGCGTATCCGTTTCCATCATTGTTCCCTGCTATAATGTTGCCGCCTATCTGGACCAGTGTATGGAAAGCCTGACCGGCCAGAGCATGGAAGATATTGAGATCATTTGCGTCAATGACGGTTCTTCCGACCGTACGGCGGAGATATTGCGCGAATGGAGGAACAGGGACCGCCGCGTCCGGATAATTGACCAGAAAAACAGCGGCGTTTCCGCAGCGAGGAACAGCGGCATGGAAGCGGCCGCGGGGACGTATATCGGCTTTGTGGATCCGGACGACATGGTGGAACGGAATATGTTCCAGCGCCAGTTTACTGCGGCCGCGGAGAAAGATGCGGATGTAGCGGTGTGCGGATACCATGAATTCTGCGACTGCGGGGACATGGATATGCCTGAAAGCGGATGGTCGCCGTCAGCCGGATTTTTCCCGGAGGAAAAAGCGGAACGGTTCCGGCGGGGGACGCCCTGGAGCCGGTGCGCGGGAACGGTGTGGAACAAGTTGATCCGCAGGGAACTGCTGGAAGCAAACGGCTTGCGTTTCGTTCCCGGATTGAGCCAGGGGGAGGATTTGTATTTCTGTTTGATGCTGTTGACTTTTGCTCCGCGGCTTTTGACCATTCCCGACCGGTTGTACCACTATCGGCGGGAACGCCCCGGCTCCTCCTCCTGTGGGCGGGATCCCCTCCTGGGGGATTTCCGCATGGATTTGATGGGCATGGAATCTCTGGCGCGTTTCTGGGGGCGGCGGGGGCTGCTTGATTCACCCGCCGTCTTCGGTCTGGTGGACTGTTGCATGGAATTGATGCGCAGGCATTTCATCGTGAAAGAGGGAGCTTTTTTCAGGGCGTCGCCAGAAGACCGGGAGGTTCTGCTTTCCGGCTGGAAAAAGTGGCTGGAGCTGGTGGGCGCGGAGAATGTCCTTCCCCGTCTGGACCGGTGGGACCGGGCTTTTTGCCGTCTTTTGTTGAATTACCCCTGCCGGAGCAATTTTTTCTCTGTCCTGCATTCCCGCCTGATGTCATCCCGTAAGGGGCGCCGGGGGGCTTACTACGCCCTGAAAAGGCGCCTAATGAAGTGA
- a CDS encoding alpha-1,2-fucosyltransferase, translating to MAKKKELVMRLFGGLGNQLFQYAFLFALSRQGEKARLEASSYEHDDKRVCELHHFHISLPIEGGPPSWAFRKSRIPACLRSLFSAPKYPHFREEKRHGFDPGLTAPPRCHTYFKGYFQTEQYFLHCREQLCREFRLKTPLTPENARILEDIRSCCSISLHIRRTDYLSNPYLSPPPLEYYLRSMAEMEGRLRAAGVPQESLRYFIFSDDTAWAREHLRPALPHVHVDINDGGAGYFDLELMRNCRHHIIANSTFSWWAAWLNEHAEKIVIAPRIWFNRNENDRYHTDDALIPGSWLRI from the coding sequence ATGGCAAAGAAAAAAGAATTGGTCATGCGTCTTTTCGGAGGGCTGGGAAACCAGCTGTTCCAATACGCCTTTCTCTTCGCGCTCTCCCGGCAAGGGGAAAAAGCAAGGCTGGAAGCCTCATCATATGAACATGATGACAAGAGGGTCTGCGAACTCCATCACTTCCACATTTCCCTTCCCATTGAAGGGGGCCCTCCCTCCTGGGCTTTCCGCAAGTCCCGCATTCCCGCCTGCCTGCGTTCCCTGTTCTCCGCCCCCAAATATCCTCATTTCCGGGAGGAAAAACGGCACGGGTTCGATCCCGGCCTCACGGCCCCACCCCGCTGCCATACCTATTTCAAGGGATATTTTCAAACGGAACAATACTTCCTCCACTGCCGGGAACAGCTTTGCAGGGAATTCCGTCTAAAAACTCCCCTGACTCCGGAAAACGCCCGCATTCTTGAAGACATCCGTTCCTGCTGCTCCATTTCCCTGCACATCAGGAGAACGGATTACCTCTCCAACCCCTACCTTTCTCCGCCGCCGCTGGAATACTATCTCCGGAGCATGGCTGAAATGGAAGGAAGGCTGCGGGCGGCAGGCGTTCCGCAGGAATCCCTGCGTTATTTCATCTTCTCGGACGACACAGCGTGGGCACGAGAACACCTGAGGCCCGCCCTGCCCCATGTCCATGTGGATATCAACGACGGCGGCGCCGGCTACTTCGATCTGGAGCTGATGCGAAACTGCCGCCACCACATCATCGCCAACAGCACGTTCTCCTGGTGGGCGGCCTGGCTCAACGAACACGCGGAGAAAATCGTCATCGCGCCGCGCATCTGGTTCAACAGGAATGAAAACGACCGGTACCATACGGACGACGCGCTCATCCCCGGCTCATGGCTCCGGATATAA
- a CDS encoding glycosyltransferase: MSSPLISVIVPIYNMGPLLPRCLDSLAAQTLRDLEIICVDDGSTDGSGDIVRKYASGDSRFRLITQENSGRAEARNAGIRAAAAPYLGFADPDDYVEPDMYERLYRLAEETGADMVQCSYSPFLPAESEESRGITEEKLLHVENTACDGVFTEKGEIFRLFLEDRITGVVWSKLFRRLLPGCSAPLEVRLPSSFTSGEDTLYVSRAIARCRRIALTSEKLYHYGLGGPQSVSSRNRKAETRPASYYAVFEMLTREKLREGVLESNRTAYMNYIVPLLFPDNKMPARQLRHWAELWREADITSEHVRGIPREQRTYLEAALAGRWIYLRLLQCFWKFKTARRHMFRLRFSKNGIDTLQILGCTLYSAKRNSRSSL; the protein is encoded by the coding sequence ATGTCCTCTCCCCTCATTTCCGTCATCGTCCCCATCTACAACATGGGACCCCTTCTTCCGCGCTGTCTGGACAGCCTGGCGGCACAAACCCTCCGCGACCTGGAAATCATCTGCGTGGACGACGGTTCGACAGACGGGTCCGGAGACATCGTCCGGAAATATGCTTCCGGAGACAGCCGTTTCCGCCTGATTACACAGGAAAATTCAGGCAGGGCAGAAGCCCGCAACGCGGGAATCAGGGCAGCCGCAGCGCCTTACCTGGGTTTTGCGGATCCGGATGACTACGTTGAGCCGGACATGTATGAACGGCTCTACCGGCTCGCGGAAGAAACCGGGGCGGACATGGTCCAATGTTCCTATTCCCCCTTCCTTCCGGCTGAAAGCGAAGAATCGCGCGGAATTACTGAGGAAAAACTCCTTCATGTTGAAAACACCGCCTGCGACGGCGTCTTTACGGAGAAAGGAGAAATATTCCGGCTCTTTCTGGAAGACAGGATCACCGGCGTCGTCTGGAGCAAATTGTTCAGGCGGCTCCTCCCCGGCTGTTCCGCCCCCCTGGAAGTTCGCCTGCCATCTTCCTTCACCAGCGGGGAAGACACCCTGTACGTTTCCCGGGCCATCGCCCGCTGCCGCCGCATCGCCCTTACCTCTGAAAAACTTTATCACTACGGGCTGGGCGGCCCCCAATCCGTTTCTTCGCGCAACCGGAAAGCGGAAACCCGGCCCGCAAGTTATTACGCCGTATTCGAGATGCTCACCAGGGAAAAACTCCGGGAAGGGGTTCTGGAGAGCAACCGCACGGCCTACATGAATTATATCGTCCCCCTGCTTTTTCCGGACAATAAAATGCCGGCCCGGCAGCTCAGGCATTGGGCGGAACTCTGGCGGGAAGCGGACATCACTTCCGAACACGTTCGCGGGATTCCCAGGGAACAGCGGACCTACCTTGAAGCAGCCCTGGCCGGACGGTGGATTTACCTGCGCCTCCTTCAATGCTTCTGGAAGTTCAAAACCGCCAGAAGGCACATGTTCCGGCTGAGGTTTTCCAAAAACGGAATAGACACCCTCCAAATCCTCGGATGCACTCTTTACTCCGCCAAGAGAAACTCCCGCTCATCCCTGTAA
- a CDS encoding HD domain-containing protein has translation MAMIQGELVQDSELSTQAVIYLGPSSMSLMVAEAVRDRIRLLDFLQQPVPMARDIFRFHRISRHTMDRCVQIIGDYLEILKEYGAGSKLSVRFMISNIISEADNVDVFVNRMHVAHGLRGRRIDDGKMTRLIYVKVQEALAQYPGFSKKKVLVVHTGPGNTRVLLFQKGRIVRYSCYRLGTHRTGEAVGEIEYGDDVAELSILREHMRGQVDQICLDYGGVKGLAGLIVIGQEMQQLRDRLAPTPEGKVACSSLAAEAERMSRTTLEQRMNVYGADFAGVDSLLPAVLMTEMIARSLNLNDVIIPASGYDEEFSSSLIRAEQHPGDLEAEVLHFAGILADRYKADKGHREHVARLCMEMFDQLQDLHRLSEHDRLLLEVASILHEVGSFINQQNHQLHSQYIILNSEIFGLSRDDVETIALLARYHRHEVPANSDPMYGELELRDRMRVAKMAAILRVADALERGHAQRVNGVRAHIRGRMLELELQGVRETAVEDLALRLKGDLFADIFGYDVVLAPQR, from the coding sequence ATGGCAATGATTCAAGGCGAGCTGGTTCAGGATTCGGAATTATCAACTCAGGCGGTGATCTATCTGGGCCCGAGCTCCATGAGCCTGATGGTGGCTGAGGCAGTCCGGGACAGGATTCGCCTGCTGGATTTCCTTCAGCAGCCCGTTCCGATGGCGCGTGACATTTTCCGGTTCCACCGCATTTCCCGGCATACCATGGACCGCTGCGTGCAAATCATCGGCGACTATCTGGAAATTCTCAAGGAATACGGAGCCGGCAGCAAGCTTTCCGTCCGGTTCATGATTTCCAACATCATTTCCGAGGCGGATAATGTGGACGTGTTCGTGAACCGCATGCACGTGGCCCACGGCCTGCGTGGACGCCGCATTGACGACGGCAAGATGACGCGCCTCATTTACGTGAAGGTGCAGGAGGCTCTGGCCCAGTATCCGGGATTCAGCAAGAAAAAGGTGCTTGTGGTCCATACGGGGCCGGGCAATACCCGCGTGCTCCTGTTCCAGAAGGGGCGCATCGTGCGTTATTCCTGCTACAGGCTGGGAACGCATCGTACGGGGGAGGCCGTTGGGGAAATCGAGTACGGAGACGATGTGGCGGAGCTTTCCATTCTGCGGGAGCACATGCGCGGGCAGGTGGACCAGATTTGCCTGGATTACGGGGGCGTGAAGGGCCTGGCGGGCCTGATCGTCATCGGCCAGGAAATGCAGCAGCTTCGGGACCGCCTGGCCCCCACGCCGGAAGGCAAGGTGGCGTGTTCCTCCCTGGCGGCGGAGGCGGAGCGGATGTCCCGCACCACTCTGGAACAGCGCATGAACGTTTACGGGGCGGATTTCGCCGGGGTGGACTCCCTGCTGCCCGCCGTTTTGATGACGGAAATGATTGCCCGCAGCCTGAACCTGAATGACGTCATCATTCCCGCGAGCGGTTATGACGAGGAGTTTTCAAGCAGCCTGATACGCGCGGAACAGCATCCGGGGGACCTGGAGGCGGAGGTCCTCCATTTCGCCGGGATTCTGGCGGACAGGTACAAGGCGGACAAAGGGCACCGCGAGCATGTGGCGCGCCTGTGCATGGAAATGTTTGACCAGCTTCAGGACCTGCACCGCCTTTCCGAGCATGACCGGCTGCTGCTGGAAGTGGCCTCCATCCTGCATGAGGTTGGGTCTTTCATCAACCAGCAGAACCACCAGCTCCATTCCCAGTATATCATTCTCAACAGTGAAATCTTCGGCCTTTCCCGGGATGATGTGGAAACGATCGCCCTGCTGGCCCGCTACCATCGGCATGAGGTTCCCGCCAATTCCGATCCCATGTACGGGGAGCTGGAGCTGAGGGACCGCATGCGCGTAGCCAAAATGGCCGCCATCCTGCGCGTGGCGGACGCCCTGGAACGCGGCCATGCCCAGCGCGTGAACGGCGTCCGGGCGCACATCCGCGGGCGCATGCTGGAGCTGGAGCTTCAGGGCGTGCGAGAAACCGCCGTGGAAGACCTGGCCCTGCGGCTGAAGGGAGACCTGTTTGCGGATATTTTCGGTTATGACGTCGTGCTGGCGCCCCAGCGGTAA
- the ppk1 gene encoding polyphosphate kinase 1, with protein sequence MSDEYINRELSWLEFNQRVLDQAVRTDLPLLERLKFLAITASNLDEFFMVRVGGLQMLRHSGSRVKDISGLTPTRQLKAIRSRVGRMIEDQYRLFHEEILPWMEINGINPLAVEDLSTSQKLTLEQYFNNQIFPLLTPLDMDAPEAPALPSLKLLMGVELRDNETGEVRSAVVALPDGLPRRVPVPSAEAERYVMLEDLVRECIGTVFPGETVLSAAVFRVTRNGDIAVQEEDALDLADEMEEVLVARKFSECVRLEVESSAPAPLHDKIMRIVGAGKEETYDLKGPLMLSDFMEMAFAPGNDQLKVEQWSPQPSPSVNPAVSIFENIAGGDILLNHPYESFEPVLRLVEEAAEDPDVIAIKQVLYRTARNSRIVAALKKAAESGKQVTALVELKARFDEARNLEKAEELQRSGVQVVYGVKGLKTHAKICLVVRREQGMLRRYCHFGTGNYNETTAKIYTDISYLTCDDQLGADASQFFNSVTGRTKLMRFRKLYPSPVLMKARLIELIEGEAERARQGEPARISAKMNSLQDVEIIDALYRAADAGVDIELNVRGICCLKTGPRPNGKVIRVVSIVDRYLEHARIFFFHHGGNHQLFIASADWMTRNLDKRVELMVPVTNGKLARRLKSILDACFRDNVQACNILPDGTSEHVVRKKGQKAFRLQQYLTKEARRLAKDKERERQQMLEPHTPH encoded by the coding sequence ATGTCTGACGAATATATCAACAGAGAACTTTCCTGGCTGGAATTCAACCAGCGTGTGTTGGACCAGGCCGTAAGAACGGATCTTCCCCTCCTGGAACGCCTGAAGTTTCTGGCTATTACCGCCTCCAACCTGGATGAGTTTTTCATGGTGCGCGTGGGCGGCCTTCAGATGCTGCGGCATTCCGGTTCCCGCGTGAAGGACATTTCCGGGCTGACTCCCACCCGCCAGCTGAAAGCCATCCGCTCCCGCGTGGGCCGCATGATTGAGGACCAATACCGCCTGTTCCATGAGGAAATTCTGCCGTGGATGGAAATCAACGGGATTAATCCTCTGGCGGTGGAGGATCTCAGCACTTCCCAGAAACTGACGCTGGAGCAGTATTTCAACAACCAGATATTTCCGCTTCTGACGCCGCTGGACATGGATGCTCCGGAGGCTCCCGCGCTGCCGTCCCTTAAACTGCTGATGGGCGTGGAACTGCGCGACAATGAGACCGGGGAGGTGCGCTCCGCCGTGGTGGCCCTTCCGGACGGCCTGCCGCGGCGCGTTCCCGTCCCTTCCGCGGAGGCGGAACGCTACGTGATGCTGGAGGACCTGGTCCGGGAGTGCATCGGCACCGTTTTTCCCGGTGAAACCGTTCTTTCCGCAGCAGTGTTCCGCGTCACGCGCAATGGGGATATTGCCGTGCAGGAGGAAGACGCCCTGGATTTGGCGGATGAGATGGAGGAAGTGCTCGTAGCCCGGAAATTTTCCGAATGCGTGAGGCTGGAAGTAGAGTCCTCCGCGCCCGCCCCCCTGCATGACAAGATCATGCGGATTGTAGGCGCCGGGAAGGAAGAGACTTATGACCTCAAGGGGCCCCTGATGCTTTCCGACTTCATGGAAATGGCCTTTGCACCCGGCAATGACCAGTTGAAGGTGGAGCAGTGGTCTCCGCAGCCGTCCCCTTCCGTGAATCCGGCCGTCAGCATTTTTGAAAACATTGCCGGCGGGGATATTCTGCTCAACCATCCTTATGAAAGTTTTGAACCCGTCCTGCGCCTGGTGGAGGAGGCCGCGGAAGATCCGGACGTCATCGCCATCAAGCAGGTGCTGTACCGCACCGCCAGGAACTCCCGCATCGTGGCCGCCCTGAAAAAGGCGGCGGAGAGCGGCAAGCAGGTGACGGCGCTGGTGGAGCTGAAAGCCCGTTTTGACGAAGCCCGCAATCTGGAGAAGGCGGAGGAACTTCAGCGTTCCGGCGTGCAGGTTGTTTATGGCGTCAAGGGGTTGAAGACCCATGCCAAGATTTGCCTGGTGGTGCGCCGGGAACAGGGCATGCTGCGGCGTTACTGCCATTTCGGCACGGGGAACTACAATGAGACTACCGCCAAGATTTACACGGATATTTCCTACCTTACCTGCGACGACCAGCTGGGAGCGGACGCCTCCCAGTTCTTCAATTCCGTGACGGGGCGCACCAAGCTCATGCGCTTCCGCAAGCTGTATCCCTCCCCAGTGTTGATGAAGGCGCGCCTTATTGAACTTATTGAAGGGGAGGCGGAACGCGCGCGGCAGGGGGAACCCGCCCGCATCTCCGCCAAGATGAACAGCCTTCAGGACGTGGAAATTATTGACGCCCTGTACAGGGCCGCGGACGCCGGGGTGGACATTGAACTGAACGTGCGCGGCATTTGCTGCCTGAAAACGGGCCCCCGGCCCAACGGCAAGGTAATCCGCGTAGTCAGCATTGTGGACAGGTATCTGGAGCACGCGCGCATTTTCTTCTTCCACCACGGCGGCAACCACCAGCTTTTCATCGCCAGCGCGGACTGGATGACCCGGAATCTGGATAAAAGGGTGGAACTCATGGTGCCCGTCACCAACGGGAAGCTGGCGCGTCGCCTGAAATCCATTCTGGACGCCTGTTTCAGGGACAATGTTCAGGCGTGTAATATTCTGCCGGACGGCACTTCCGAACATGTCGTCCGGAAAAAAGGCCAGAAAGCCTTCCGTTTGCAACAGTACCTGACCAAGGAGGCGCGCCGCCTGGCCAAGGACAAGGAACGGGAACGCCAGCAGATGCTGGAACCGCACACGCCGCATTAA
- a CDS encoding glycosyltransferase family 8 protein codes for MFSATGGWGLPLSVAIHTLCLHAGSGRFYDIHIVHDGMDARIIQELNRVAAPFPQVSLSFLQLPEQFRQLFQNGNKNRYSPLAYARLMAGSLFPQYGRIVYLDADTLLAGDVAELYFSDLRGAPAAAAGDGLALWSIEEGTMHPHLEYMGGYLSSPLSYCNSGVLVLDLDQMRRRNLEHRLLQQLRSRPEPFPYPDQDILNIALHGDITPLPPEWNFQFLSWTWDEERIQRLRGTEFENVPSISCGHAWKLLHMVGPEKPWRLPDAPGTIGQFHWILYAFFWWQEAKKLPAFRKELDAISRGLAPLIRRHIRSQQWKLFFSRGHIFRRRRDRIRWLKKVLSILDGRKP; via the coding sequence ATGTTTTCCGCCACCGGCGGCTGGGGCCTGCCCCTGAGCGTAGCCATTCACACCCTTTGCCTTCACGCCGGTTCCGGACGCTTTTATGACATTCACATCGTCCACGACGGAATGGACGCGCGAATAATACAGGAGCTGAACCGGGTCGCCGCCCCCTTTCCGCAGGTTTCCCTTTCTTTCCTGCAGCTTCCGGAACAATTCCGCCAGCTCTTCCAAAACGGCAACAAGAACCGCTACTCCCCTCTCGCGTATGCCCGTCTGATGGCCGGCAGTTTGTTCCCGCAGTACGGCAGGATCGTTTATCTGGACGCGGATACCCTGCTGGCCGGAGACGTAGCCGAGCTTTATTTTTCCGATTTGCGGGGAGCTCCCGCGGCGGCGGCCGGAGACGGCCTGGCCCTCTGGAGCATTGAGGAAGGAACGATGCACCCTCATCTGGAATATATGGGCGGCTATCTTTCCTCCCCCCTTTCCTACTGCAATTCCGGCGTTCTGGTGCTGGACCTGGACCAGATGCGCCGCCGCAACCTGGAACATCGGCTGCTCCAACAGCTCCGAAGCCGCCCGGAACCCTTCCCCTATCCGGACCAGGACATCCTGAATATCGCCCTGCATGGAGACATAACGCCGCTGCCTCCGGAATGGAACTTCCAGTTCCTGTCCTGGACGTGGGATGAAGAAAGAATACAGCGCCTGCGCGGAACCGAATTTGAAAACGTTCCGTCCATATCCTGCGGGCATGCATGGAAACTGCTGCATATGGTCGGCCCGGAAAAACCATGGCGGCTTCCTGACGCCCCCGGAACCATAGGGCAATTCCACTGGATCCTGTACGCCTTTTTCTGGTGGCAGGAAGCAAAGAAGCTTCCCGCGTTCCGGAAAGAACTGGATGCGATTTCCCGGGGGCTGGCTCCGCTTATCCGGCGCCATATCCGCAGCCAGCAATGGAAACTGTTCTTCTCCCGGGGCCATATTTTCCGGAGACGCCGGGACAGGATCAGATGGCTGAAGAAAGTGCTGTCCATTCTTGACGGCAGAAAACCGTAA
- a CDS encoding glycosyltransferase, which translates to MKPITHTQTVMLRLLTMCIPFRNLRKKGRAFLRDFLSDYDRNARRSMRAWRRHAVAGRTILILEPNYCHGEVLPGFCRHLLDMGYRVDVLMHHSLAGQSPLCCFKENEIQIFTAMCTSWKRLAKAPVLNRYEAILVSTSAFYDIPGWAGFLHMTGLDRLTNLLAVEHELNDIPRFGEEELERQGRLLTLGSFPKGTMVNPHFFGKIPPAPRNREPVFITVGSLSAQRKNHKLLIEALQTIYNEGYRNFSVIIVGEGELGEIPGHLRPFLHVAGRLDFPSMYAAMERADYFLPLLDPGNPAHDRYITTGITGSALLIYGFAKIPVIHEKFASFYGFNDRNALLYGEETLGGAMLRAIRQTEEEYAEMQQALLQLGRDIDRESRSNLKRALAACSPSKPQQSRQ; encoded by the coding sequence ATGAAACCGATTACACATACGCAGACAGTCATGCTCCGATTGCTGACCATGTGTATTCCGTTTCGGAATCTGCGTAAAAAAGGACGCGCTTTTCTGCGCGATTTCCTGTCCGACTACGACCGGAACGCCCGCCGAAGCATGCGCGCATGGCGCAGGCATGCAGTAGCCGGCCGCACAATCCTTATTCTGGAGCCCAACTATTGCCACGGAGAAGTCCTCCCCGGTTTTTGCCGTCATCTGCTTGACATGGGATACCGCGTTGATGTCCTGATGCATCACAGCCTGGCCGGGCAATCGCCTCTGTGCTGTTTCAAGGAAAACGAGATCCAGATCTTCACAGCCATGTGCACTTCATGGAAGCGCCTGGCCAAAGCTCCCGTCCTCAACCGGTACGAAGCCATTTTGGTATCAACATCCGCCTTTTATGACATTCCGGGATGGGCAGGTTTCCTTCACATGACGGGGCTTGACAGACTCACCAATCTTCTGGCCGTCGAACATGAATTAAATGACATCCCCCGGTTCGGGGAAGAAGAACTTGAACGGCAGGGACGTCTGCTGACGCTGGGCTCCTTTCCCAAAGGGACGATGGTTAATCCGCACTTTTTCGGGAAAATCCCGCCTGCGCCCCGGAACCGTGAACCCGTATTCATCACCGTAGGTTCCCTTTCCGCGCAGAGAAAAAACCACAAACTCCTGATTGAGGCGCTGCAAACCATCTACAATGAAGGATACAGGAACTTTTCCGTCATCATCGTAGGGGAAGGAGAGCTGGGAGAAATTCCCGGCCACCTGCGCCCTTTCCTGCATGTGGCCGGAAGGCTCGATTTCCCTTCCATGTACGCGGCCATGGAGCGGGCGGACTATTTCCTGCCTCTCCTTGATCCCGGCAATCCGGCGCACGACCGCTACATTACCACCGGCATCACCGGCTCCGCCCTGCTTATTTACGGATTCGCGAAGATTCCGGTCATCCATGAAAAATTCGCTTCCTTCTACGGCTTCAATGACCGGAACGCACTTCTTTACGGGGAAGAAACGCTTGGCGGCGCCATGCTCCGCGCCATCAGGCAAACGGAGGAGGAATACGCGGAAATGCAGCAGGCGCTTCTCCAATTGGGCAGGGATATTGACAGGGAATCCCGCTCCAACCTGAAGCGGGCTCTTGCCGCATGCTCCCCCTCCAAACCTCAACAGTCCCGCCAATGA
- a CDS encoding glycosyltransferase family 2 protein produces MTRSCPPQPQVSVIVPVYNQERYLEECINSIRRQTLAEWECLIINDGSSDSSGEIARRFSEADSRIRYFEQENGGVSSARNLGMRHASGRYLCFVDGDDFIDEAFLKHLLDASDRGASDLTIAGKLFCDRFPPDKIPALPTCGIFLRREFPLKNNLEFPEGIHPCEDGLFSHFALALAEKISFCPEAVYHYRQHEQGNHHQIRKRTADILDMIPRWLSLIEEFYEQRRLWTRKAGHLVRFVEHEPFELRLLDMPFSPGEQEMLYGIIRDFLNAHCTNAECRRESLHLPFRLLLKSTSFSDFGRRLRKAGRNTGILWKLLPFCPVPSWRRNGRVRLRQIRGQLEDIRGNIPF; encoded by the coding sequence ATGACCCGATCCTGCCCGCCACAGCCCCAGGTTTCCGTCATTGTTCCCGTTTACAACCAGGAACGATATCTTGAAGAGTGCATCAACAGCATACGCCGGCAAACCCTTGCGGAGTGGGAATGCCTCATCATTAACGACGGTTCCTCCGACTCGTCGGGGGAAATCGCCCGGCGTTTTTCAGAGGCGGACTCAAGAATCCGTTATTTCGAACAGGAAAACGGAGGCGTTTCCTCCGCCCGCAATCTGGGCATGCGGCACGCTTCCGGGCGCTATTTGTGTTTCGTTGACGGCGACGATTTTATTGACGAAGCCTTTCTCAAACATCTTCTGGACGCCTCAGACCGCGGAGCAAGCGATTTGACCATAGCGGGAAAACTGTTCTGCGACAGGTTTCCGCCGGATAAAATCCCCGCCCTGCCCACCTGCGGCATATTTCTGCGCCGGGAGTTCCCCTTAAAAAACAATCTGGAATTCCCGGAAGGCATTCACCCCTGTGAAGACGGCCTCTTCTCGCATTTCGCGCTCGCGCTGGCAGAAAAAATCTCCTTCTGCCCGGAGGCCGTTTACCATTACCGCCAGCATGAACAGGGCAACCACCACCAGATAAGAAAAAGAACCGCCGATATTTTGGACATGATCCCCCGGTGGCTTTCCCTGATTGAAGAGTTTTATGAACAACGCCGGCTCTGGACAAGAAAAGCCGGCCATCTTGTCCGCTTTGTAGAGCATGAACCATTTGAACTGAGACTGCTTGACATGCCTTTCTCTCCCGGGGAGCAGGAAATGCTTTACGGCATCATCCGGGACTTCCTGAACGCCCATTGCACGAACGCCGAGTGCCGGAGAGAGTCTCTTCATCTTCCTTTCCGCCTGTTGTTGAAATCCACCAGCTTTTCAGACTTCGGAAGAAGGCTCCGGAAGGCCGGCAGGAACACCGGAATCCTCTGGAAGCTTCTTCCTTTCTGCCCTGTTCCTTCATGGAGAAGGAATGGCCGGGTACGGCTGCGGCAAATACGCGGACAACTGGAGGACATACGCGGGAATATTCCGTTTTAA